Proteins from a genomic interval of Undibacterium parvum:
- a CDS encoding DUF4845 domain-containing protein — translation MKNLGNYSLKQQQGISLVGLILTLGVLVFAAMLATKVAPTVIEYSSIKKAIVSSKQAGKTVRDIQTAFDKQAEVGYFDAVKGKDLTIVKNGEDMEVSFAYSKKIPLFGPASLLMEYEGTTAKSGTAAKMKE, via the coding sequence ATGAAAAATCTTGGAAATTACTCTTTAAAGCAACAGCAAGGAATTTCATTGGTCGGTCTGATATTGACCTTAGGTGTTTTAGTTTTTGCTGCCATGCTGGCGACAAAGGTTGCTCCTACTGTCATCGAATATTCTTCCATTAAGAAGGCGATAGTCTCTTCTAAACAGGCCGGTAAAACGGTAAGGGACATTCAAACAGCATTTGATAAGCAAGCTGAAGTTGGTTACTTTGATGCTGTCAAAGGGAAAGATTTGACGATAGTAAAAAACGGTGAGGATATGGAAGTTAGTTTCGCTTATTCAAAAAAAATACCCTTGTTTGGCCCCGCAAGTCTGTTGATGGAGTACGAAGGTACTACTGCTAAAAGTGGCACTGCCGCTAAGATGAAGGAATAA
- the lepB gene encoding signal peptidase I → MSFQSILGNFALILFILTFVTGIIWFLDVFILAKKRRINADKALADFDIRNQKLTSEGIRLQEGGRIELESRLLKQPAWIEYSGSFFPVIAMVFFLRSFLYEPFKIPSSSMLPTLYVGDLILVNKFTYGIRLPVINKKVLSLNDPQRGDVMVFKYPENPSLDYIKRVVGVPGDKVVYKNKRLSVNGRDIAYETLPDFLDEEHLNYSNQYTENLTGVKHRILNDVQRPPFVSDPHSFPNRELCSYDDSGFSCTVPKDQYFMMGDNRDNSLDSRYWGFVPDQNIVGKAFFIWMNFASPKRIGGFE, encoded by the coding sequence ATGAGTTTTCAATCAATTCTAGGCAATTTTGCTTTAATCCTTTTTATACTTACCTTCGTAACTGGGATAATTTGGTTTTTAGATGTGTTTATTTTGGCAAAGAAACGTCGAATTAACGCAGATAAGGCTCTGGCAGACTTTGATATACGTAATCAGAAATTGACCAGCGAAGGAATTCGTCTGCAAGAAGGCGGGCGAATTGAATTGGAGTCCCGCTTATTGAAACAGCCAGCTTGGATAGAGTATTCAGGGAGTTTTTTTCCTGTGATTGCGATGGTGTTTTTTTTACGCTCCTTCCTTTACGAACCTTTCAAAATACCGTCTAGTTCTATGTTGCCAACGTTGTATGTTGGTGATTTGATTTTGGTAAATAAGTTTACTTATGGAATACGTTTGCCAGTTATTAATAAAAAAGTGCTGTCTTTAAATGACCCGCAGCGTGGCGATGTCATGGTCTTTAAGTATCCTGAAAATCCAAGTTTGGACTATATTAAACGTGTGGTAGGCGTTCCTGGTGATAAGGTGGTCTATAAAAATAAGCGCTTATCAGTCAATGGACGGGATATCGCCTATGAGACACTGCCCGATTTTCTAGATGAGGAGCACCTTAATTACTCAAATCAATATACTGAAAATTTAACAGGGGTGAAGCACCGGATATTAAATGATGTGCAACGACCGCCTTTTGTCAGTGATCCGCATTCGTTTCCAAATCGTGAACTGTGTTCTTACGATGATTCAGGGTTTAGCTGTACGGTGCCTAAAGATCAGTATTTTATGATGGGCGATAATCGTGACAATAGCCTAGATAGCCGATACTGGGGATTTGTGCCAGATCAAAATATTGTTGGAAAAGCTTTTTTTATTTGGATGAACTTTGCTAGCCCGAAGCGTATCGGTGGCTTTGAATAA
- the era gene encoding GTPase Era, translated as MTDTFDNSEFRCGYIAIVGRPNVGKSTLMNALIGAKVSITSRKAQTTRHRITGIQTKDNAQYIYVDTPGFQTRHSNPLNRTLNRTVTNTLTASDVILFIIEAGTFGAADQQVIDLLPKNVPCILVINKSDRVKDKAVMMPFAQKIMALFPFAAVVPVSATLGFQLENLEGETKKYLPLNAPVFGEDDITDRSEKFLATEIVREKLFRFVGDELPYTSTVLLEKFEQEGNLRRIFIAILVERDGHKSMVIGNKGARLKDISTQSRQDMEKLFGGPVYLEIWIKVKSGWADNEAGLRAYGYE; from the coding sequence ATGACTGATACCTTTGATAATTCTGAATTCCGATGTGGTTACATTGCCATTGTTGGTCGTCCTAATGTTGGTAAATCCACGCTGATGAATGCGCTAATTGGTGCAAAGGTGAGTATTACCTCACGCAAGGCGCAGACTACTCGGCATCGCATCACAGGCATACAGACCAAAGACAATGCTCAGTATATTTACGTGGATACACCAGGATTTCAAACCAGACACTCGAATCCTTTAAATCGCACCTTAAATCGTACAGTGACGAATACATTGACAGCTTCTGATGTCATTTTGTTTATTATTGAAGCGGGAACTTTTGGCGCGGCTGATCAACAGGTAATCGATTTGTTGCCCAAAAATGTACCTTGTATTTTGGTGATTAATAAGTCCGATCGCGTTAAAGATAAGGCGGTGATGATGCCCTTTGCGCAAAAAATTATGGCCTTGTTTCCTTTTGCTGCGGTGGTGCCAGTTTCTGCTACCTTGGGATTTCAATTGGAAAATCTGGAAGGCGAGACAAAAAAATATTTGCCTCTGAATGCTCCAGTTTTCGGCGAAGACGATATTACTGATCGTAGCGAAAAATTTCTCGCAACGGAGATCGTACGTGAGAAGCTATTTCGTTTTGTCGGTGATGAATTGCCTTATACCAGCACAGTGTTGCTAGAGAAATTTGAGCAAGAAGGTAACTTGCGACGTATTTTTATTGCGATCTTGGTCGAGCGCGATGGGCATAAATCAATGGTGATCGGGAATAAAGGCGCTCGCCTCAAAGACATCTCGACACAGTCTCGTCAAGACATGGAAAAATTGTTTGGCGGTCCCGTGTATCTTGAAATTTGGATTAAGGTTAAATCCGGCTGGGCGGATAACGAAGCTGGTTTGCGTGCGTACGGCTACGAATAA
- the lepA gene encoding translation elongation factor 4 codes for MNNIRNFSIIAHIDHGKSTLADRIIQLCGGLSDREMEAQVLDSMDIERERGITIKAQTAALSYKARDGQIYNLNLIDTPGHVDFSYEVSRSLSACEGALLVVDASQGVEAQTVANCYTAIELGVEVVPVLNKIDLPSADPDNAIREIEEVIGIDASEAVHCSAKTGLGVQDVLESLIVKVPPPQGDPDAPLQALIVDSWFDNYVGVVMLVRIMNGILRPKEKILFMATEAQHLVESVGVFTPKSLSRTALSAGQVGFIIAGIKELKSAKVGDTITHAARPAAESLPGFKEVQPQVFAGLFPVEANQYDALRDSLEKLKLNDAALMYEPEVSQALGFGFRCGFLGLLHMEIVQERLEREFDMDLITTAPTVVYEVVMADRSILLVDNPSKMPEPSKIEEIREPIVTVNLYMPQEYVGSVITLCTSKRGVQLDMNYHGRQVKLTYEMPMAEIVLDFFDKLKSTSRGYASMDYEFKEYRSADVVKVDMLINSEKVDALAIIVHRSNSNYRGRAVAAKMRELIPRQMFDVAIQAAIGANIISRENVKALRKNVLAKCYGGDISRKRKLLEKQKAGKKRMKQVGSVEIPQEAFLAILQVDDK; via the coding sequence ATGAATAACATTCGTAACTTCTCCATTATTGCTCATATCGACCACGGAAAATCGACCTTGGCTGATCGTATTATTCAGCTGTGCGGAGGCTTGTCCGATCGCGAAATGGAAGCGCAAGTTCTTGACTCCATGGATATTGAACGCGAACGTGGTATCACGATCAAAGCACAAACCGCTGCCTTAAGCTATAAAGCTAGAGACGGACAGATATACAATTTGAATTTGATCGATACACCGGGTCATGTCGATTTTAGCTACGAGGTTAGTCGATCTCTTTCTGCTTGTGAAGGTGCCTTGTTGGTTGTTGATGCATCGCAAGGGGTTGAGGCTCAAACTGTTGCTAATTGCTATACAGCGATAGAGCTCGGCGTAGAAGTCGTACCAGTGTTAAATAAAATTGACCTTCCCTCCGCTGATCCTGATAATGCCATTCGGGAAATTGAAGAGGTGATCGGAATTGATGCTAGCGAGGCAGTTCATTGTTCCGCTAAAACGGGACTCGGAGTGCAAGACGTTCTTGAATCCTTAATCGTTAAAGTTCCGCCTCCACAAGGTGATCCCGATGCGCCACTTCAAGCACTAATTGTTGACTCTTGGTTTGATAATTATGTCGGTGTAGTGATGTTGGTGCGCATTATGAATGGGATATTACGGCCTAAAGAGAAGATTTTGTTTATGGCGACTGAGGCCCAGCACCTAGTTGAAAGTGTGGGGGTATTCACACCAAAGTCTTTATCTAGAACGGCTTTGTCTGCCGGTCAGGTTGGATTTATTATCGCTGGTATTAAAGAATTAAAATCTGCCAAGGTTGGTGATACGATAACGCATGCGGCTAGGCCTGCAGCTGAGTCTTTACCTGGATTTAAAGAAGTCCAGCCTCAGGTTTTTGCAGGACTGTTTCCTGTTGAGGCAAATCAGTATGACGCTTTGCGTGATTCGCTTGAAAAACTGAAGCTCAACGACGCAGCTTTGATGTACGAGCCAGAAGTGTCTCAAGCTTTGGGTTTCGGTTTTCGCTGTGGATTCCTCGGATTGTTGCATATGGAAATCGTGCAAGAGCGTCTCGAGCGCGAATTTGATATGGATTTGATTACAACGGCTCCAACTGTTGTGTATGAAGTGGTTATGGCTGATCGTAGTATTTTATTGGTCGATAATCCATCTAAGATGCCTGAACCATCGAAAATAGAAGAGATTCGTGAGCCTATAGTTACTGTTAATTTATACATGCCACAGGAGTATGTCGGTTCAGTAATCACCTTGTGCACTTCTAAGCGAGGTGTGCAACTGGATATGAATTATCACGGTAGGCAAGTTAAATTGACCTATGAAATGCCGATGGCAGAAATCGTTTTGGATTTCTTTGATAAACTTAAGTCAACTTCGCGTGGATATGCGTCTATGGACTATGAGTTTAAAGAGTATCGATCCGCGGATGTCGTTAAGGTTGATATGTTGATAAATAGCGAAAAAGTAGATGCTTTGGCTATTATCGTACATAGATCGAATAGTAATTATCGAGGCCGGGCGGTTGCCGCAAAAATGCGTGAGCTTATCCCTAGGCAGATGTTTGATGTGGCAATTCAAGCGGCGATCGGTGCAAATATTATCTCGCGCGAAAACGTGAAGGCCTTGCGTAAAAATGTTTTGGCGAAATGTTATGGCGGCGATATCAGTCGTAAACGCAAGTTACTCGAAAAGCAAAAGGCAGGTAAGAAACGCATGAAGCAAGTTGGTTCCGTTGAGATACCACAGGAGGCATTTTTGGCAATTTTACAAGTGGACGATAAATGA
- the rnc gene encoding ribonuclease III — MNEQLLQKRLGHQFANSALLQQALTHRSHSVLHNERLEFLGDSILNCVIASLLFDSFASIDEGDLSRVRANLVKQQSLYEVAQRIELSQFLRLGEGELKSGGFRRPSILADTLEALFGAIYLDAGFDAAKEVIKALYSSVLVTIDPNTLGKDAKTLLQEFLQSKKIALPQYNVVATHGAAHNQEFEIECLVPKLEIQVFGAGGSRRAGEQAAAKLALETALSILSKTPAARKKSKPRTSQLKLAGIATIQADSRIDNDSEALDSKPAQGVFNGINNPDVATQHNLDPKTV, encoded by the coding sequence ATGAATGAGCAATTATTGCAAAAAAGGCTAGGGCATCAATTTGCGAATTCCGCTTTGTTGCAGCAGGCCTTGACGCATCGCAGTCATAGCGTTTTACATAATGAACGCTTGGAGTTTCTTGGCGACTCAATTTTAAATTGCGTAATCGCTTCTTTGTTATTTGATAGTTTTGCAAGTATTGATGAGGGGGATCTCTCTCGGGTTCGTGCTAATTTGGTCAAACAACAGTCCTTGTACGAAGTGGCGCAAAGAATAGAATTGTCACAATTTTTGCGTTTGGGCGAGGGCGAGTTGAAATCCGGTGGTTTTCGGCGTCCATCAATCTTAGCCGATACTCTGGAGGCTTTATTTGGCGCTATCTACCTCGATGCTGGTTTTGATGCGGCGAAGGAAGTAATTAAGGCCTTGTATTCTTCAGTTTTGGTGACGATAGATCCGAATACTTTAGGCAAGGACGCTAAGACTCTATTGCAAGAGTTTTTACAAAGTAAAAAAATCGCTCTGCCTCAGTACAACGTTGTCGCTACTCATGGCGCAGCGCATAATCAAGAATTTGAGATCGAATGTCTGGTTCCCAAATTGGAAATCCAAGTGTTTGGCGCTGGCGGTAGTCGCCGTGCGGGCGAGCAGGCAGCTGCCAAACTAGCGCTGGAGACCGCACTGTCGATACTTTCAAAGACCCCTGCCGCTAGAAAAAAAAGTAAGCCAAGAACTTCTCAGTTGAAACTGGCGGGGATTGCTACCATACAGGCGGATAGTCGCATAGACAACGACAGCGAAGCACTCGATTCAAAACCGGCTCAGGGTGTTTTTAATGGCATAAATAATCCTGACGTCGCAACACAACATAACTTAGATCCGAAAACAGTATGA